One genomic window of Roseateles sp. DAIF2 includes the following:
- a CDS encoding helix-turn-helix domain-containing protein encodes MEIETAAADGAADVYSESCPSRRALELVANKWALLIVPALRRGPMRNNELLRKVGGISQKMLTQTLRELEDNGLVLRTDHQSVPPHVDYRLSELGASLSKTLLAVDRWAEAHHAELTAIQR; translated from the coding sequence ATGGAAATAGAAACCGCCGCAGCGGATGGCGCCGCCGACGTGTACAGCGAGAGCTGCCCCTCGCGCCGGGCGCTGGAGCTGGTCGCCAACAAATGGGCGCTGCTGATCGTGCCGGCGCTGCGGCGCGGCCCGATGCGCAACAACGAGCTGCTGCGCAAGGTGGGCGGCATCTCGCAGAAGATGCTGACCCAGACCCTGCGCGAACTGGAGGACAACGGCCTGGTGCTGCGCACCGACCACCAGAGCGTGCCGCCGCATGTCGACTACCGCCTGAGCGAACTCGGCGCCTCGCTGAGCAAGACCCTGCTGGCGGTGGACCGCTGGGCCGAGGCGCATCACGCGGAGCTCACCGCCATACAGCGCTGA
- a CDS encoding SulP family inorganic anion transporter has translation MLLKWPDWKAYGRRYFREDLLAALVVSVLLIPQSIAYAMLAGLPPQVGLYASLLPLVFYAALGSSPHLGLGPVAVLALMIAQTLGQAPPGVSPSEAALVLAAEVGLILALAAALRLDALAALLSVPVLHGFETGATLSIAASQLPVLLGSPAKGFELPALLESAWASGFAWQGGAAAYGLAALLLLLAARRWLKGMAARLAPLLILLGAIALAAGSDAVSRGVPLVGALPPLHLGLALPRLDAGLWLAMLPGALLVALVGFVSSLVVAESLGRRANVRIDARAELRGLAGANLAAALSGGMPVAASFSRSVLMSDAGSRTRMTGVFIALAMGAAMLLLAGPLGLLPKAVLAATIMVAVLSGLKLGPYRDAWRYARPEALLMLTVSLLVLCWSVTAALGLGVLGSIALLLQRTARPHVALIGRVPGTEHYRNIDRHAVECLPGVLGLRIDESLLFTNARSLSDVVQLHVNAHPDTRRVVLQMSPVNAIDFSGLEALRELHDNLARQQIRLDLSEVKGPVLDRLRAGAWQGWFRGQVFLSHHQGMEAGS, from the coding sequence ATGTTGCTGAAGTGGCCGGATTGGAAAGCCTACGGCCGGCGTTATTTCCGTGAAGACCTGCTGGCGGCCCTGGTCGTCAGCGTGCTGCTGATCCCGCAGAGCATCGCCTACGCGATGCTGGCCGGCCTGCCGCCGCAGGTGGGCCTCTACGCCAGCCTGCTGCCGCTCGTGTTCTACGCGGCCCTGGGCTCCAGCCCGCACCTGGGCCTGGGCCCGGTGGCGGTGCTGGCGCTGATGATCGCGCAGACCCTGGGCCAGGCGCCGCCCGGCGTCAGCCCCAGCGAGGCGGCCCTGGTGCTGGCGGCCGAGGTCGGCCTGATCCTGGCGCTGGCCGCGGCGCTGCGCCTGGACGCGCTGGCGGCGCTCTTGAGCGTGCCGGTGCTGCATGGCTTCGAGACCGGCGCCACCCTGTCGATCGCGGCCAGCCAGCTGCCGGTGCTGCTGGGCAGCCCGGCCAAGGGCTTCGAGCTGCCGGCCCTGCTGGAAAGCGCCTGGGCCAGCGGCTTCGCCTGGCAGGGCGGCGCGGCCGCCTATGGCCTGGCGGCGCTGCTGCTGCTGCTGGCGGCGCGGCGCTGGCTCAAGGGCATGGCGGCGCGGCTGGCGCCGCTGCTGATCCTGCTCGGCGCGATCGCGCTGGCCGCCGGCAGCGACGCGGTGTCGCGCGGCGTGCCGCTGGTCGGCGCGCTGCCGCCGCTGCACCTGGGCCTGGCGCTGCCGCGCCTGGATGCGGGCCTGTGGCTGGCGATGCTGCCGGGCGCGTTGCTGGTGGCCCTGGTCGGCTTCGTCTCCAGCCTGGTGGTGGCCGAGTCGCTGGGGCGGCGCGCCAATGTGCGCATCGACGCGCGCGCCGAGCTGCGCGGCCTGGCCGGCGCCAACCTCGCCGCGGCGCTGTCCGGCGGCATGCCGGTGGCGGCCAGCTTCTCGCGCAGCGTGCTGATGTCGGACGCCGGCAGCCGCACCCGCATGACCGGCGTGTTCATCGCGCTGGCGATGGGCGCGGCGATGCTGCTGCTGGCCGGGCCGCTGGGCCTGCTGCCCAAGGCCGTGCTGGCCGCGACCATCATGGTCGCGGTGCTGTCGGGCCTGAAGCTCGGCCCCTACCGCGACGCCTGGCGCTATGCGCGGCCCGAGGCCCTGCTGATGCTGACGGTCAGCCTGCTGGTGCTGTGCTGGAGCGTCACCGCCGCGCTGGGCCTGGGCGTGCTGGGCTCGATCGCGCTGCTGCTGCAGCGCACCGCGCGGCCCCATGTCGCGCTGATCGGCCGCGTGCCCGGCACCGAGCATTACCGCAACATCGACCGCCACGCGGTCGAATGCCTGCCGGGCGTGCTGGGCCTGCGCATCGACGAGAGCCTGCTGTTCACCAATGCGCGCAGCCTCAGCGACGTGGTGCAGCTGCATGTGAACGCGCATCCGGACACGCGCCGCGTGGTGCTGCAGATGTCGCCGGTCAACGCGATCGACTTCAGCGGCCTGGAGGCGCTGCGCGAGCTGCACGACAACCTGGCGCGCCAGCAGATCCGCCTCGACCTCAGCGAGGTCAAGGGACCGGTGCTGGACCGGCTGCGCGCCGGAGCTTGGCAAGGCTGGTTCCGCGGCCAGGTGTTCCTCAGCCACCACCAAGGCATGGAAGCAGGCAGTTGA
- a CDS encoding GGDEF domain-containing protein yields MKRPLFALLLALVGTTAQAVLDPALDAQLDRLTTQAYDRPDASLQALQALRAAQHGGGGPQRVQLQIAEAQILVQGGRVAEAERIAAALEGDADGHDRALLLRAQIAERLGRNREAAEGARDSLTRLLKHCPAGAEAAAIARGACDFRAAWAALRILEREQMSQGTPVQALATLQQALGLAQAGQDGYMSAISMGSLALMHQEQDQPDEARRWLAATLELAQGEPLAMARAKVIEARIAVRRGDKRTQLAAYEEALDFATRAEAPRTVAQIKASLTDLHMHNGRPAVALQLGRQALPVVLAFKDLRLERTLRHNMTVSLILLKQFEPARRELARAQQLAAAQPDPVRTADELREIGQAWAASGQPREAIMVFHAERALSAEIQARNREAQLQQLNLKYDSERKQRDLELLTRDKTLKDQQLANHQLAQRVGIAVGALLALSLLLVAVMLKRVHAANKRLKANQLLLRAQSERDPLTDLANRRHFLAVMQQRAGELFSGGLLMVDIDHFKHVNDQHGHAAGDVVIREVARRISEAVRHEDLVVRWGGEEFLVFAPNVAQDALRLLAERILFGVGTEPVGTEVGALRITVSIGFAHFPLPPGQLRQHWEQAVNWADMVLYTAKAQGRNRAVGIATVDARDAEALLQIEADFDAACGSERVSLLHIPGP; encoded by the coding sequence ATGAAAAGGCCACTGTTCGCGCTGCTGCTGGCCCTCGTCGGCACGACGGCCCAGGCCGTGCTCGACCCGGCGCTGGACGCCCAGCTGGACCGACTGACGACCCAGGCCTATGACCGCCCCGACGCCTCGCTGCAGGCCCTGCAGGCGCTGCGCGCGGCCCAGCATGGCGGCGGTGGCCCGCAGCGGGTGCAGCTGCAGATCGCCGAGGCCCAGATCCTGGTGCAGGGCGGCCGCGTGGCCGAGGCCGAGCGCATCGCCGCCGCGCTGGAGGGCGATGCCGACGGCCATGACCGCGCCCTGCTGCTGCGCGCCCAGATCGCCGAGCGCCTGGGCCGCAACCGCGAGGCCGCCGAGGGCGCGCGCGACAGCCTCACCCGCCTGCTGAAGCATTGCCCGGCCGGCGCCGAGGCGGCCGCGATCGCGCGCGGCGCCTGCGACTTCCGCGCCGCCTGGGCCGCGCTGCGCATCCTGGAGCGCGAGCAGATGTCGCAGGGCACGCCGGTGCAGGCCCTCGCCACCCTGCAGCAGGCCCTGGGCCTGGCGCAGGCCGGCCAGGACGGCTATATGAGCGCGATCAGCATGGGCTCGCTGGCCCTGATGCACCAGGAGCAGGACCAGCCGGACGAGGCGCGCCGCTGGCTCGCCGCCACCCTGGAGCTGGCCCAGGGCGAGCCGCTGGCGATGGCGCGCGCCAAGGTGATCGAGGCGCGCATCGCGGTGCGGCGCGGCGACAAGCGCACCCAGTTGGCCGCCTACGAGGAGGCGCTGGACTTCGCGACCCGCGCCGAGGCGCCGCGCACGGTGGCGCAGATCAAGGCCAGCCTGACCGACCTGCACATGCACAACGGCCGCCCGGCCGTCGCGCTGCAGCTGGGGCGCCAGGCGCTGCCGGTGGTGCTGGCCTTCAAGGACCTGCGGCTGGAGCGCACCCTGCGCCACAACATGACGGTCTCGCTGATCCTGCTCAAGCAGTTCGAGCCGGCGCGGCGCGAGCTGGCGCGCGCCCAGCAGCTGGCCGCGGCCCAGCCCGATCCGGTGCGCACCGCCGACGAGCTGCGCGAGATCGGCCAGGCCTGGGCCGCCAGCGGCCAGCCGCGCGAGGCGATCATGGTCTTCCATGCCGAGCGCGCGCTGTCGGCCGAGATCCAGGCGCGCAACCGCGAGGCCCAGCTGCAGCAGCTCAATCTCAAGTACGACAGCGAGCGCAAGCAGCGCGACCTGGAGCTGCTGACGCGCGACAAGACCCTGAAGGACCAGCAGCTCGCCAACCACCAGCTGGCGCAGCGCGTCGGCATCGCGGTCGGCGCGCTGCTCGCCCTGTCGCTGCTGCTGGTGGCGGTGATGCTCAAGCGCGTGCATGCCGCCAACAAGCGCCTGAAGGCCAACCAGCTGCTGCTGCGCGCGCAGAGCGAACGCGACCCGCTGACCGATCTGGCGAACCGGCGCCATTTCCTGGCGGTGATGCAGCAGCGCGCCGGCGAGCTGTTCAGCGGCGGCCTGCTGATGGTGGACATCGACCATTTCAAGCATGTCAACGACCAGCATGGCCATGCCGCCGGCGACGTCGTGATCCGCGAGGTCGCGCGCCGCATCAGCGAGGCGGTGCGCCACGAGGACCTGGTGGTGCGCTGGGGCGGCGAGGAGTTCCTGGTGTTCGCGCCCAATGTGGCGCAGGACGCGCTGCGCCTGCTGGCCGAGCGCATCCTGTTCGGCGTCGGCACCGAGCCCGTCGGCACCGAGGTGGGCGCATTGCGCATCACCGTGTCGATCGGTTTTGCGCATTTCCCGCTGCCGCCGGGCCAGCTGCGCCAGCATTGGGAGCAGGCGGTCAACTGGGCCGACATGGTGCTCTACACCGCCAAGGCCCAGGGCCGCAACCGCGCGGTCGGCATCGCCACCGTGGACGCGCGCGACGCCGAGGCGCTGCTGCAGATCGAGGCCGACTTCGATGCCGCCTGCGGCTCCGAGCGGGTCAGCCTGCTGCACATTCCGGGCCCCTGA
- a CDS encoding tripartite tricarboxylate transporter substrate binding protein codes for MPQDLTRRHRLLALTVAAAALALPGLARAQAAAWPAKPLRIVVPFAAGGTTDILARALAPELQKALGQPVIVDNKPGAGGNTGSAEVARASDGHTILMGTVGTHGINQSLYPKLPYDPIKDFAPITLVAAVPNVLVLNPAKAQQLGINTVPDLIRVAKANPGKLNMASSGNGTSIHLAGELFKSMTGSFMLHFPYRGSGPALLDLMGGNVDLMFDNLPSSMPHIKAGKLKAIAVTSAKRSEALPDIPTIEEAGGPALKGYEASSWFGLLAPASMPAEQVALLQRETAKALATPALKERLAGQGAVASGMPSKDFAALIASETKKWAQVVKTSGAKVD; via the coding sequence ATGCCGCAAGACCTGACCCGTCGCCATCGGCTGCTGGCCCTCACCGTCGCCGCCGCCGCGCTGGCCCTGCCCGGCCTGGCGCGGGCGCAGGCCGCCGCCTGGCCAGCCAAGCCGCTGCGCATCGTCGTGCCCTTCGCGGCCGGCGGCACCACCGACATCCTGGCGCGCGCGCTGGCGCCCGAGCTGCAGAAGGCGCTGGGCCAGCCGGTCATCGTCGACAACAAGCCCGGCGCCGGCGGCAACACCGGCAGCGCCGAGGTGGCGCGCGCGAGCGACGGCCACACGATCCTGATGGGCACGGTCGGCACGCATGGCATCAACCAGTCGCTCTATCCCAAGCTGCCCTACGACCCGATCAAGGACTTCGCGCCGATCACCCTGGTCGCGGCGGTGCCCAATGTGCTGGTGCTGAACCCGGCCAAGGCGCAGCAGCTGGGCATCAACACGGTGCCGGACCTGATCCGGGTCGCCAAGGCCAACCCCGGCAAGCTGAACATGGCCTCCAGCGGCAACGGCACCTCGATCCATCTGGCCGGCGAGCTGTTCAAGAGCATGACCGGCAGCTTCATGCTGCATTTCCCCTACCGCGGCTCGGGCCCGGCCCTGCTGGACCTGATGGGCGGCAATGTCGATCTGATGTTCGACAACCTGCCCTCGTCGATGCCGCATATCAAGGCCGGCAAGCTGAAGGCGATCGCGGTCACCAGCGCGAAGCGCAGCGAGGCCCTGCCCGACATCCCGACCATCGAGGAGGCCGGCGGCCCGGCGCTGAAGGGCTACGAGGCCAGCTCCTGGTTCGGCCTGCTGGCGCCCGCCAGCATGCCGGCCGAGCAGGTCGCGCTGCTGCAGCGCGAGACCGCCAAGGCCCTGGCCACGCCCGCGCTGAAGGAGCGCCTGGCCGGCCAGGGCGCGGTGGCCAGCGGCATGCCGAGCAAGGACTTCGCGGCGCTGATCGCCAGCGAAACCAAGAAATGGGCCCAGGTGGTCAAGACGTCGGGAGCCAAGGTCGATTGA
- a CDS encoding FMN-dependent NADH-azoreductase, with the protein MMTQQAHKILHIQASPSPDSRSASVARHFLAEHHRHRPGSAHEHLNVWQEPLPAFDAEMIAAKFAVLRARNATPEQQRRWEEARRLSQRFNAADRYVLSVPMWNFGLPYRLKHYIDVVTLAGENWIWTPQRGYEGFLRDKKALLVYTSAGAYPIAPGDAENDFQKGQMRRWLKFLGITEIAEISAAPSLAPPETTAAALEQAKAEAERLALDFF; encoded by the coding sequence ATGATGACGCAACAAGCCCACAAGATCCTGCACATCCAGGCCTCGCCCTCGCCGGATTCACGCAGCGCCTCGGTGGCGCGGCATTTCCTGGCCGAGCACCACAGGCATCGCCCTGGGTCCGCCCATGAACATCTCAATGTCTGGCAGGAACCGCTGCCGGCCTTCGACGCCGAGATGATCGCCGCCAAGTTCGCGGTGCTGCGCGCGCGCAATGCCACGCCCGAGCAGCAGCGGCGCTGGGAGGAGGCGCGCCGGCTGTCGCAGCGCTTCAATGCGGCCGACCGCTATGTGCTCAGCGTGCCGATGTGGAACTTCGGCCTGCCCTACCGGCTCAAGCATTACATCGACGTGGTCACCCTGGCCGGCGAGAACTGGATCTGGACGCCCCAGCGCGGCTACGAAGGCTTTCTGCGCGACAAGAAGGCGCTGCTGGTCTACACCAGCGCCGGCGCCTATCCGATCGCCCCCGGCGATGCCGAGAACGATTTCCAGAAAGGCCAGATGCGGCGCTGGCTGAAGTTCCTGGGCATCACCGAGATCGCCGAGATCAGCGCCGCACCCAGCCTGGCGCCGCCCGAGACCACGGCCGCGGCGCTGGAACAGGCCAAGGCCGAGGCGGAGCGCCTGGCCCTGGACTTTTTCTAG
- a CDS encoding multidrug efflux SMR transporter, with product MGWLYLLLAGVIEVAMAYALKLSEGWSRPLPSVLAVLAAAASIFWLTQALKHLPLGAAYAIWTGIGSVGVVLVGMLWLGEAASAFKLVCIALVVAGSMGLRLGEA from the coding sequence ATGGGATGGTTGTATCTGCTGCTGGCCGGCGTGATCGAGGTCGCGATGGCCTATGCCCTGAAGCTCAGCGAGGGCTGGAGCCGGCCCCTGCCCTCGGTGCTGGCCGTGCTCGCCGCCGCCGCCAGCATCTTCTGGCTGACCCAGGCGCTCAAGCATCTGCCGCTGGGAGCCGCCTACGCGATCTGGACCGGCATCGGCTCGGTCGGCGTGGTGCTGGTCGGCATGCTCTGGCTGGGCGAGGCGGCCTCGGCCTTCAAGCTGGTCTGCATCGCGCTGGTGGTGGCCGGCAGCATGGGCCTGCGCCTGGGCGAAGCCTGA